The genomic stretch CCTCTGTTGCAAGCATTGGATTGATATATCCCAACGCTCGGATCCCTTGCCCATTTAGGTCCTTTACAAATTTCTTCCATTCAGGATATCGAGTCTCATCGGGGAACCACTTCCACCATAATTGAGAACCGAAGGATGTCTTTCTCTGTCCAACCCAATCCTGGATCCAAAGCGCAGTGATCGGATTTCCTGCCTTCTTTGCCTCTTCGATCCTTTGGAGAACGATCTCTTTTCCGCCTTGGATTCCAAGCCAAGTCCCATACGCCCAATCCGGAAGCTCCGGGAATCTTCCCGTTTTCTGAGTGTATAATTTCAGGATTTCCTTAGGATCCTCTGCCTTCCAAGAATTTACTGTAAATCCTCTTTCTCGGATCTCTACTCTGATCTCAGAATCTTCTTCAAAATCGAAAACGGAGTACGCACTATGTTCGAAATGGAATCCTCTGTTTTTAGAAGTAAGAAAAAATGGAATGGGAGTGTAGGTGCTGTATTCATTTCCACCGGCACCTTCCAATAATTCGGCTCCCCAGGTAATCGGTTGGTCTCCCCTGCCCACTCCTTGTTCTTCAGAGAATAGAAAGGGTTTCTTTCCTTTCAAATTGAGATGGGAGAATTGTTCCCCAAGGCCGTAGATTGCCTCTTCCTTATCAGATCTAAAGCGGATATAGCTTCGATTCAACTCGGGATTTGAAATCTCTACTGTCCATTGTATATTAGAATTTTCTTTCGTAGTGAAACGAATGGAGTAATTGGTCTCACAACCTTCCCCACTTAATCTCCCTTGTATGACTAAGGATCTGGATTCGACTATAATGTTTTCAAGAATCTGCTCATTGCAAGAATAGAGAAGCTTATCTTTGATCTTGAAGGTTGCCTTACGATACCCTACGATCTGCTCTCCTTTCGCGGAGGAAAGAAAGGGAGAAGTCAGATCAAACTCGAGTATTTTGCCCTTCGATGTAATGAACGATAGTTCAGAAGGGACCAGAATCGCTTTGATTCCATTTCCCAGATCGAATTCCTTGGGAATTAGGGAAACAGGTGCGATTTTTTGAAATCTAAACTGGCAGGAATGAAAGAAGGAAAAGAAAATTAGAAAGGCGATAAGAGATCTCATACAATTTCCTAAGAAAGATTGTATGAGATCCTTTCAGAAAGGGTTTTGGCGTCTTCTCGTTTTTAACCCTTTCTGTCCACTCCTCCGACTCTCGGAGCTGTGGCACCGGCACCTGTTTGACCGTAAATGCTAACTGCTTGCTTTGGAAGATTGGATTTTCTCCACTCGAACCAGGAACCGACATAGACATTTACATCGTTATATCCAACTTCTTTGAGCATAAGCGCTAAGAGAGAAGAACGAGCGCCATTATAATCGTAAATGACAGTGGTTCTTTCAGGCATGAAAGGAAAGCCTCTTAACTTCTTGTTAAAGAAAGTCTTATCTACGAGCTCTCCATTCGCGTCATACAGCATTCTCCAATCCCAAAGGAAAGCGCCAGGCAATCTTCCGCAAAGACTCCCAGGCTCAGGAGCAGTAAGACGAGGTAGTTTGCCATCGTATTCTTCGGGAGTACGAGTATCAAAGATCTGAAGACGAGTTAGATTCTTTTCCAAGAAGGCCTTGTCGATGATCCCTTCTAACTTTCTGATCTTAGGAGAAGGACCTATATCTAGTTCCTTGCTTCCCTTTTCTTTCGAATTCTCGACTGGCCAACGTTGGCCTAAGATAAATGTATTCTGAAATCCGGCGGCTCTTAAAAGAAGAGTTAGCCTAGCGGCAAACATCCCCATTCCTTCGTCAAAGACTATGATCCTGGACTTATTTTCCTTCTTAGCGAGAGAAAGTATCTCTTCGATCGGTCCTAATAATTTCTTAAATGAATCCGGATCGGAGGCAAACGCCTTCTTTACAAATGGAAAATAGTAGGCACCCTTTATAGTGGATTCCTGATATTGTGTTTGTGAACGACAATCAACATATAAGTCCTGTTGTTCGTTCAGGTCTGTTTTAAGAAAACTCCAGTGAGACAAGATAAGCTACCGTTATATATTTTTACTCTTAGTTTTAACCATATTCCAGACTACCGTTTCAGAGTTTAACTTTTTTTTCGTGTTCCCGCGAATTCGAGACATAATGAGAAAGATTCCACATAAATTCGCCTTCTATTTCAGGATCTGTAAAATCCAGTTTTTGGAAAACCGATACTAATATAGAATGTTTTCCCCGATCCTAAAATATTTCGGACCGAGTATCCTTGTGCATCGTTTTTCTCTAGCTCTTTGGCTGATTGCTGCGGTTTCTTTGATTTCTTTTCCTCTTTTGCATCCTGAAGCAGAGGAGAAGGAAACTGTTTCTCAAGATTCTTCTTTTGGGGATCTGAATGATCCCGATTTCGTTAGCGGTTGGAAAAAATATTCCCAAGAAAAGGATGCAAGGCCTTTAAAACAATGGTTCCAAACCTATCCGAAGGTGCTGACCGGAGATTGCAAATTCAGATCCTTGCCCGATCTGGAGGGTCCTCAGTATTTTTCTTTGGATTGCGCCGACAAAAAACTCCCAGGTTTCTTTTTTGCGGGGAAGGATAAGATACTCTATCCAGACAAGATCACTTCTTTTCATGTAAAGGGTCCCGTGAAGATGGGCAATATGGTGTACTGGCAATTGGGTTTTTCTTCCGACACTCTTCGTCTTGCTACCGGTAAATTTTCTTCCGTTAGTGCGAACGACAAGAAATCCAAGATCAATGATAAAGCCTCTACTGAAAATTTCGGCCTGCAATATTTCTTAAGCATAGCAAGACATCCTGCGTCTCGCCCAGCACCGGTAGGTAAGGAAATCTTTTTCGATTCTTCTTGCCCCTTATTGTATTTAGGTAAGGATGCTGACTTTTATTGGGATAAGGTATTGTATTTCTCCTTCCAAGCCAGTTGCATTCCAAGTTCTCCTTATTCTTGGATCCGTATCAAGGCAGACGCCGCTGGAAATGTGCAAGTGGATAATAAGCCTTTCGAAAGTCTAGAGCAAGGTGCGAGATTTTTGGCTAAATTAAAATTACAGTCCATCGAAAAGGATAAGATCATTTGGTCGGACGCGGAGTTATTCCATGAGTAAATTGAAACTTCTTCGTCTTTCTTTTCTGATTTCAATATTGATATTAGGATCTAGTTCTTTGTTTTCTCAAAACACTCCGACTCCGGATCTTAAGAATCTATTAGGAAGTGTGGTCATCGTTCGAAGCGATATCTATCCCGATCCAACGGATC from Leptospira semungkisensis encodes the following:
- a CDS encoding sulfurtransferase, producing MSHWSFLKTDLNEQQDLYVDCRSQTQYQESTIKGAYYFPFVKKAFASDPDSFKKLLGPIEEILSLAKKENKSRIIVFDEGMGMFAARLTLLLRAAGFQNTFILGQRWPVENSKEKGSKELDIGPSPKIRKLEGIIDKAFLEKNLTRLQIFDTRTPEEYDGKLPRLTAPEPGSLCGRLPGAFLWDWRMLYDANGELVDKTFFNKKLRGFPFMPERTTVIYDYNGARSSLLALMLKEVGYNDVNVYVGSWFEWRKSNLPKQAVSIYGQTGAGATAPRVGGVDRKG
- a CDS encoding LIC11113 family protein; the protein is MFSPILKYFGPSILVHRFSLALWLIAAVSLISFPLLHPEAEEKETVSQDSSFGDLNDPDFVSGWKKYSQEKDARPLKQWFQTYPKVLTGDCKFRSLPDLEGPQYFSLDCADKKLPGFFFAGKDKILYPDKITSFHVKGPVKMGNMVYWQLGFSSDTLRLATGKFSSVSANDKKSKINDKASTENFGLQYFLSIARHPASRPAPVGKEIFFDSSCPLLYLGKDADFYWDKVLYFSFQASCIPSSPYSWIRIKADAAGNVQVDNKPFESLEQGARFLAKLKLQSIEKDKIIWSDAELFHE